Sequence from the Mycobacterium florentinum genome:
GGAACGCCTCGTCGCTCAGGGCCACCCACCACCAACGCTGCGGGAACCTCGAGCGACGGTTGTACGGGGGAGCATGTGCGGCCAGCATCCGCAGCTCCCGGACGCCGGCCTCCAGCGCGTGGGCGCACTCGACGTGCTCGACCGCGTCGGCCAGGGCGACCATCTCCTTCATCCGGCCGCGCGGGTCGGCGCCGGTGAAGTACTGGCTCACCCGGCGGCGCAGGTCGACGGCGGTGCCGACGTAGAGCACCTCGCCGGAGGGCCCGCGGAACAGATACACCCCGGGCCGGTGCGGCAGGGCATCGGCGAGCACGCGCTTGCGGCGCTGGGCCGGTGTCACGTTCGGCAGATACGAGCGCAGGTCGGCGTAGGTGTGCACGCCCTGGTTGCCCACCCGCTCGATCAGCGCGTGCAGCACGTCGACGGTGGCGCGGGCGTCGTCGAGCGCGCGGTGGGTGGGTTGGGTGGCGACGGCGAACAGCCGTGCCAAGGCGGCCAGCCGCACGCTGGGCGCCTCCTCGCGGCTCAGCACGCGGCGCGCCAGCCGGACCGTACAGAGCACTTGCGGTCGGGGCCAACGGATTTCGCAGTGCTCGGCGGCGGCCCGCAAGAACCCGATGTCGAATCCCGCGTTGTGGGCGACGAGCACCGCTCCGTGCTCTAAGCCGGCGAACTCCAAGAACATCGGCAGCACGGCGTCGATGGTCGGGGCGTCGCTCACCATCGCCGTCGTGATGCCGGTGAGCTGCACGATCTGGGGCGGGATGCTGCGCTGCGGGTCCACCAGCGTGCCGAACTCACCGAGCACGACGCCGCCGCGGACCTTGACCGCCCCGATCTCGGTGATGGCGTCGGCGGGTGCACCGTCTTTTCCGCGGCTGCGTCCGCCGGTCGTCTCCAGGTCCACCACGACAAAGGTGAGCTCGCGCAGCGGGATTTCGTCGGTGGGCGCCCAGTTCGATTCCCCGCTGGATGCCAAGTCGGCGAAACTCAGTTGAGTCCCACCAGTCACACCCATGGGCGTGACGTTAGGCAGCCGGACCGACACCGGTGGCGTTCCCACGCCGGGTTCGCGGCCGGCAAAACATGTCGGTGCCCGCGGTTAGCGTTCGGGTCAGCACGACCAAACCGGATGAGAGGACCGATTCCGATGGCCGACAACAGCGGACCCGACAGCAAAGGCGTTGCGGCGCCAGAGTCTGGCGCACCGGTGGTGATCGACTGCGACGACTGCGCGGCGCGTGGCCCGGGATGCCGGGATTGCGTGATCAGCGTGCTACTCGGGGTACCGGAAACTCTGTTGCAGGACGAGCGGGCCGCACTCGAGGTACTCGCGGAGGTCGGGTTGGCGCCGCGGTTGCGCCTAGTGCCGATTCATCGAAATCCCGGGTACGGTGTCGCTTAATGACCCTGAGTGCCAAAACCCCTGGCCGCCCCACCTGCCCCGTCTCGTTCACATACTCATGACAGAAATCTTTCCATTTTCTTAACGATCTTGTTTGGACAAACGCCTTTATCGTTTCGTAACCTGTTTGAGACCTAAACCCAGCTCGACCTCGAACGTCGATGGCAGTTTAAGGAAGCAATACTTTGAGTTTCGGCTCCGTGCATTCGATCTCGCGTGTCATCACGCGGTCAGTCATCGGGACGCTGGCAGGCCTCACGGTCTTATCGGGTGTCTGTGCCGCCAATGTGGTGGCCGATCCGGCCGACGACGCATTGGCAAAGCTCAGTGAGCTGTCCCGGCAGGCGGAGCAAACCACCGAGGCCATGCACAGCGCGCAGCTCGACCTCAACGAGAAGCTCGCCGCTCAGCAGGCCGCCGACAAGAAGCACGCCGACGACCAGGCCGCGGTGGATGGGGCGCGAGCCCGGCTGGCCACCTTCCAGAACGCCGTCAACAAACTCGCCGCCGCGACCTACATGGGTGGCCGCGTCGACGGCATGGAGGCCATGCTGACCGCGCAATCGCCGCAGGGGCTGATCGACAAGATGGCCGTCCAGCGCGTGATGGCGACTCAAATGTCCACGCAGATGGCAAGTTTCCGCGTCGCAGGTGACCAGGCCGCCAAGGCCGAGCAGGCATCGGCCAAGTCCGCCGCCGACGCCAAGAGCGCGGCCGAGCAGGCGGCCGCGGTGCGGGCCAGCCTGCAGTCCAAGCAGAGCCAGCTGCAGGTCCAGATCGCCGTGGTGAAGTCGCAGTACGTCTCCCTGACGCCGCAGCAGCGCACCGCGCTGGCCGACCCCGGGCAGATGCCCGCCGCGGTTCCCGGTGCGCCGGCGCCCGACGCGATGATCCCCGGAGCGCCGCCGGCGCCCGGTGCGCTACCGCCGGGTGAGGCTCCGCCTCCGGGTGGAATGCCCGGGATGCCCGGATTTCCCGGAATGCCCCAGATGATTCCTGGCGGCCCTGGTGGCCCCGGCGGTGACCGCGCCAACGTCGTGCAGGCCGCGCTGACCCAGGTCGGAACGCCGTACTCGTGGGGCGGTGCCGCACCAGGCGGGTTCGACTGCTCCGGATTGGTGATGTGGGCCTTCCAGCAGGCCGGCATTTCGCTGCCGCACTCCAGCCAGGCGCAGGCGCACGGCGGTCAGCCGGTCGCGCTGTCCGACCTGCAGCCCGGCGACGTGCTGACCTTCTATTCGGACGCGTCACACAGCGGCATCTATGTCGGTGACGGCATGATGATTCACTCGTCCACCTACGGCGTGCCGGTGCGGGTGGTGCCGATGAACTCGTCCGGCCCGATTTACGACGCCCGCCGTTACTGATCGTTTTCCGCGAGGGCAATTCCGTCGGCGGCGCCGGTGGCTTCCGGTTCTGCTGGCCTGGGTCTTCGTTGTTGAGTTCGTTGCGGCTGTGGCCGTACCGCTCGACGCGCGCGATGGCCGGATAAGACCCGCGCAGCTCGTCGCGCCGGCCCACAGCAACCCGATCGCCACGCGGGCGCCCCTGATCGTCGGCGACCGCGAGGTCCGCTTGATCGGTCACGGCGGCCCGGCCGCCGACCGGCTGCTGGCCCGGGTCGCAGCGGAGATGCCTACCGCGATCGACAAGGTGGAGGCCTTCTGGGGGGCCGACTGGTCGCGCGACATCTCGGTGGTGGTCGCCGCGTCCGACGACGAGTTTCGCGCCGCCGCCGGTGGTGGGCCATC
This genomic interval carries:
- the ripC gene encoding peptidoglycan hydrolase RipC, which codes for MSFGSVHSISRVITRSVIGTLAGLTVLSGVCAANVVADPADDALAKLSELSRQAEQTTEAMHSAQLDLNEKLAAQQAADKKHADDQAAVDGARARLATFQNAVNKLAAATYMGGRVDGMEAMLTAQSPQGLIDKMAVQRVMATQMSTQMASFRVAGDQAAKAEQASAKSAADAKSAAEQAAAVRASLQSKQSQLQVQIAVVKSQYVSLTPQQRTALADPGQMPAAVPGAPAPDAMIPGAPPAPGALPPGEAPPPGGMPGMPGFPGMPQMIPGGPGGPGGDRANVVQAALTQVGTPYSWGGAAPGGFDCSGLVMWAFQQAGISLPHSSQAQAHGGQPVALSDLQPGDVLTFYSDASHSGIYVGDGMMIHSSTYGVPVRVVPMNSSGPIYDARRY